From Nomascus leucogenys isolate Asia chromosome 23, Asia_NLE_v1, whole genome shotgun sequence:
tcactgcaagctccgcctcctgggttcacaccattctcctgcctcagcctctccaagtagctgggactacaggcgcccgccaccacgcccagctaattttttgtagttttagtagagacggggtttcaccatggtctcgatctcctgacctcgtgatccacccgcctcagcctcccaaagtgctgggattacaagcgtgagccaccacgcccggccagaaatatcctttatttctaaaAGGTGCTGTGGATATTATGTAAAGGTATGTTTGCTTAAACTTAAAACCATATTTAGAAGTAGATGCAAAACAAATCTGCCTTTATGACAAAAAAATAGGATaacattatttatttccttttatcaaAGAAGGTAATTGATACACAACAGGTGACTTGGTTTTAAGCCCAAAGGTAGCAGCAGCAACATTAATAATGGAAATAATTGAATAGTTATGTATGTAATGCCAGTCACCAGCAGGCTATTTCAAGGTCAGAAGTAATCACTCCATACATATTATTTCTATAACTACATTTAAATCATTACCAGGAACTGTTTTGTAGTGAACCTTGAGTATGTGCTGTTAATACACCAAATTGGGTGAAAAAATAAGGGATTCCTTTCAAAAGTTAAGTAAGTGTGTAagaaattattttgcttattaaatgTTCGGTAAATGGCATTCTCTTGtcagtaaaatggagaaataagcTAAAAGTAATTGGCTAAGTCCTATTAAGTTACAGGATTAagtatattatattttcattcaaaACTAGGTGCTCATTAATTTATAATCGGTAGTATAGCTAAATTGCTATGTTTGTATCAGAATTGAGCATAAAGTTGCTGATAATTTCTCAGTATGAACAGAAGTTGAAACCTATTTAGTTCAGTAGGGCAGCTCAGGGATTTTTTACACAACATGTATATCTTCCCATTTTAAGTTAGAATTATTTTACAACATCTGGTATACATAAACAGCTGGCACTGATTGTCAGCTAAATTAAGGTAGCATTGATCAATTAGTTTTGTTGGTATCTGAATAATAGCGTTGTTTCATAGCTCTGTACTTCCTAAGGAAGTACAAGGCTTCTAGCTCTTTCATTACAAATTCGCCCTGTGCAATAAGTTCTTTGATCTTCTCTGGATTCTTCACAtctttgtttttaaggaaaatgttCTTCAAACGCTTTTTAAAATAGTCTGCTCCTTTTGGATAGTCTCGTCCAAGATACAGCAGCTTCAAAAAGAAAGATTATATATTTCTAAACAATCTATGTcatataataacatttttataaaattggcaACATAAttacttacatttttataaagttttagtACTTCTCCTCTTAAAGAATTGGCCATTTTCATTTATCATGTAAATTATCCACTTTTATGCATAACATacctaaagaaaggaaaatttttttgCAATTAGCTGCATTgtagtcttaaaaaataaaaaaaggttatACACATTGAGAAAATGGTAACCTTTTTtacatgcaataaatatttcttgataaCTTTTTCGTTCCATGTACTGGGATATAGTTATAAACACTTACGATAAAATAACCTGCTGTCACATAATTGACGTTTTTCTACAGGAGACAATAAGCAAAGACAATTATGATTGTGAGAAGTCATATGAAGGAAAtaagatgagagagagagtggATTGTCACCGCAGATAGGTACGTGTACCTCCTTTTATGCCACAGTGGAATGAGTTAAACTAGATTTAAATCCCAGTTGCATAATGTACAGATTAATTAACCTTGCTGAGCCTGAGTTTTCCTCATCAACAAACGAGATTATCTTTACCCTGCTCTCAAGGCAAGGCCATATCCACTTGAAGGACATTGAGCAGAAGCCTGATCAAATATTGATGGGTGCTTATCCAAAGGGAGGCTGAAAACTAGCAGAAACTGGGTGAGTTAAGCAGGTTGGAATAGTAGATGGGCAGTAAGATTGGTGGTGAAGAGGCCAAATGAACAACCTGTAAGAGGGTGTCCCTGAGGAACAGGTGAAATCATGCTTCTTTATGTGTAATGTGTTAACTCTACTTTGTAGAGGAGGCTCCAAACTTAAAGGCATCATGACAGTCTAAACCTAGAAAATAATTCCCACTACCTGTTAGAGTTGAATAGTAAGCTCTTAACATTGCATCCTATCAGGTGGGTGCAACTGAAATTTGTTCCATTGTGATTGATAATTTTGATTACCCAATTAACATCGTATTTGCTAAGATTGTCcattgtaaaattatttctccAAGGAACCTAGTCCTTTTAATGGAGAATAGCATTTAGAAACTATAATCTGGATGGAATGTTTTAGAAACCAAGGTCTGGGTGCTAAAAATGCTAATCACCATGGGACTGTCACTGTTGCCAGGTCCTCTAAGTGACAAGGCTGCAAGTGCATATACATGCAGATTtaggtgttgtgtgtgtgtgtgacttttaTATTAATCTCCATATAATCTGCTACCTAACATTCAATTCCAATACTACagggtttattttcatttcccctCTTTACATGGGTTTAATACTCTTGCTGAACAATGAGAAGTCTGGTTCCCACTTGTCcttaataaatttactttttataatcaTCACCCCTCCTCTCACTATGTAATCAAATTCCTCTTGCTGTCACCATTCAGCACACACACTCTACTCTCTGAGCTCTGCCACCTAATGCCAGAGTGCCACCGCCACCATCCCACATGCATGGtcttctcctcttccccctttCCCCCAACCTACCCTTCTTGGGCTCAAACAACTTAAACTGCACCACTTCCTCCCTCCTGAATAAGACTCACCTTTTGTTCCCATTCCAAAAACCTGTGCCACCATTTCCTTTACCCTAACAGGATGCCCTCATCCCCTGCTAGGCCGCTGCTGTGCATAAGTAAGTCCCTACCcccagaggccctcctcactgcATTTGGGCTCCAGTACCCCCTGCTGGGCTATTACCTTGCCAGCCTTTCTCTCGCCCCCACCTTCCCCAGATGCCTGCCTTGTTAACCCCCACATAATGACTTTTGGACTGAATTACTCTGAAGGGCAAGCAggaagcaacttttttttttttttttttttgcaatggattcttgctctgttgccgggctggagtgcagtggtgccacctcagctcactgcaacctccacctccctggttcaagcaattcccctgcctcagcctcccaagtaagctgggactacaggtgtgtgccaccacacctggctaattttttttttttttttttttgtattttagtagagatggggtttcaccatgttggccaggatggtcttgatctactcacctcgtgatccacccaccttggcctcccagagggctgggattaacaggcatgaaccaccgtgcctggccgcaacttatatttttaaaatagccttttAGATCAGTTTTAAGGGTTATTTTATAGTTAACTAGCAGAAAATGTGGATTAAAATTACAGTACCGTACTCAATTAAAAATCATTATGGATTAAAATTACAGTACCATACTCAATTAAAAATCATTGTGCTACATAATTTAAGTTCTCCTGTTACTTCTGTTTTAGTTCAAGCCCAAAGTACAATAGTGTAGATTCTCATTGTGACCTCACCTGCCCCTTTAGGCATTTTGCAAAATTGACACCTTTTACAATTTGAAAGGCAGGGTGCCAGTGCCTTcttgtatttcatttaatcttaaatttttatatgtattagaCATAGAAACTGCATAAAATATGAATGTACaaattaaagaaagtaaaatatacatcCGGGTACCCATCATTCAAgctatgaaacagaaaattaagtCTTAGAAGTCCCCATGTGCCCCTCTCCAATTGCTTCTCCttccccatctctaccaagatAGCCTCTAATGACTTCCTGCTTATTCTctttagttttcccagcactcATGAACATTGccctaaatatttaattttggcaATTTGAGCAGCAAGCACAAATCTAGCAAGGAAAGGGGCAACAATGCTGCTGTTAATTAAAGCCAAACAGTCCTAGTCTGGCTTTACCTTCTCCAGGCTTTATGGATCCCTTCTGGAGAAGTTAATTTGCAACGTCATGAATGAATACTGGGCTCCTCACAACTGAAGCATGTGGAAAGATGAAAGTGTAGAATTGATACCTGATTTCTGGCCAATACATAGCAAAAATGGGAAGGAGGAAGACTATTTTCTGCTTTAAGCTCACCAACGCCCAACATCAGCTTTCAGGAATAGGTTGAAAAAGAAGGGTAAAAATGAGTGTCCTCAGTTGGTCCAGTCAGCATAGCACAGAAGAGAGCAGGAATTTCATTACCACATGGCCAAGACAAGGCAAATA
This genomic window contains:
- the ETFRF1 gene encoding electron transfer flavoprotein regulatory factor 1, encoding MKMANSLRGEVLKLYKNLLYLGRDYPKGADYFKKRLKNIFLKNKDVKNPEKIKELIAQGEFVMKELEALYFLRKYRAMKQRYYSDTNKTN